The DNA region GCCGCTTCCTGGTCGGAAGCGTGCCACGAAGCGACGTCGATGATGACGTCCACCCCGGAGAGCGCCTCGGCGAGCCCCTCACCGGTGATGATGTCGACGCCGGTGGCCCGGGACATCGGGACGACTTCGTGCGCGCGTTCGGTGAGGACGTCGACGACGTGCCGTCCCAGCCGCCCTGTCGCTCCCGCGACTGCGAACTTGCTCATGGTTCAAGCCTTTCGTGAATGCAGAAGGGGTCAGTCGGTGTAGTTCCGGCCGGGCGGCATCCCCGGGATCGGCTTCGCGATGAGCGCGGCGGGGGCGAAGAACCCGATGTGGGCGATGACCATGACGAGCGTCCAGAGCGCCTTGTCGTCGTAGCGCGCGGACGCCCTGGCGTACAGCTCGTCGGGAACGCGCTCCCCCGACGGGTTGGCGGTGAAGACGGCTTCCACCAGCTCCAGCGCGACCCGTTCGGCATCGGTGAAACAGGTCGCGTCGTGCCAGGTGACCACGGAGGTGATCCGCTCCTCGGATTCCCCGAGCTCTCGCAGCGCGCGCGTCTCACGGACGACGAAGTACGTACTGCCGAGCAGCTGCCCGGCGCGCAGGTGCACCAGACTGACGGTGGTGGTGGGAATGGTGCCGTTCTTGATGACCTGGTGCAGGCCGGCGCCGACTTCCGCCAGCTCGGGAACGAACGGGAGCGGGTTGGGCATCCGCGACCGCGGGCCCTTTGTGGTGGACATGATCGGACTTCCTCACTCGTGATGTCGTGTGGTGACGAGCAAGAGATCCCGGCGACCGGCCCGATGTGACAAGCCCGCCGTGTGGCGCAGGCCACCACTCCCGGGTGTCACAAACCGGCGGCGGCCGGGATCGTAAGGGGAACCACGAACAGGGGGAACAGTGATGACCGAACGACACGGGAGCGCCTTGGATCCGGCGACCGAAACCTTTGTGGCCCATCGCAATCTGCTGTTCACCGTGGCCTACGAGATGCTCGGCTCGGCCACCGACGCCGAGGACGTCTTGCAGGAGACCTGGCTGCGCTGGTCGGGCGTCGCGTTCGACACGGTGCTGGATCCGCGCGCGTTCCTGGTCCGGATCACCACGCGGCAGGCGCTCAAACGGCTGCGGACGCTCGGCCGCCGCAAGGAGTCCTACGTCGGCCCGTGGCTGCCGGAACCGCTGCTGACCACACCGGACGTGGCCGAGGACGTCGAACTGGCCGCGAACGTTTCGATGGCGATGCTGCTCGTGCTGGAGACACTCGCGCCGACCGAACGGGCGGTCTTCGTGCTACGGGAGGTTTTCGCCGTCGACTACGACGAAATCGCCCAGGCCGTCGACAAGACTCCCGCCGCCGTACGCCAGATCGCTCATCGCGCGCGGGCCCACGTCGCCGCGCGCAAGCCACGCGGCACCGGATCCCCTGCCGAACACCGGGCCGCGCTCCAGGCGTTCCGGAAAGCGGTGGAAACCGGCGATCTGCAGGGCCTGCTCGACATCCTCGCGCCGGACGTCGTCGCCCTCAGCGACGGTGGCGGGGTCAAACACGCGCTCCTGCGGCCGATCGTGGGCGCGGACAACGTCGCCCGCCTGCTGGCCGTCGGATGGTGGAAACGCGAGGCGGAAAGGACCGTCGAACCGGTCGAGGTGAACGGCGGGCCCGGCCTGCTCATCCGGGTCGGCGGAGAGATCGACGGCGTGCTGGCGGTGCGAGTCGAGAACGGCTGTGTCACCGGCGCCTACCATGTCCGCAATCCCGAGAAACTCTCAAGCGTGGCAAGGGAAATCACCGTGAGCCGAAAGCGTCCTTCACCGCGTCGGATGCGGTGAAGGACGCTTTCGGCCCGCCCAGGGTCACTCCCGGACAGTGGCCGGGGCGCGCGTGGGTTCGTCCGGGACGGGATCGACGGGCGCGGCCGGAACGGTCGCCGCCGGCTTGCCGCGCCGCCTGCGGATCTCGAACCCGATGAGGATCAGGACGAGCGTCACCGCGCTCAGCCAGAACTGCGAGCGCGTCGACGGCAGCAGCGCCATCGCCAGGATCACGGCGCCCATCAGCGCGATGGTCGCGTAGCTCAACCACGGGAACAGCCACATCTTGAGCGTGAGCTTGTCCGGGTCCTCCCGCTCCAGCCGGCGGCGGAGCCGCACCTGCGCGAGCGCGATCGCGAGGTACACGAACAGCGCGACGGCGCCGTAGGAGTTGACCAGGAACTGGAAGATCAGGTCCGGCGAGGTGTACGCGGCGATCACGGAGATGTAGCCGATGACCGTCCCGGCCAGGATCGCGCGCCTCGGCACGCCGCTGCCGGAGAGCCGGGTGAACGCCTTCGGCGCGTCGCCGTTGCTGGTGAGCGCGAACAACATCCGCGACGAGGTGTACAGGGCCGAGTTCAGGCACGAGAGCACCGCGGTCAGGACGATCGCGTTCATGATCGTCGCCACGGCCGGGATGCCGAGCACCTCCAGCACCGCCGCGTACGGGCTGACCGCGGTCGCCGGATCGTCCCAGGACTTGATCGCGACGACGAGGAACACGGAACCGACGTAGAACAGCACCACGCGGAAGATGATCGAGCGCATGGCCTTCGCGATCGCCTTCTTCGGCTCCGCGGACTCGGCGGCGGCGATGGTGACGATCTCCGCGCCGGTGTAGAAACCGATGCACGGCACCACCGCCGCGAGCACCGCCCCGATCCCGAGTGGCGCGAACCCGCCGTGGGACACCAGATTCGTCAGCCCGCCGTTGGCACCCGGCCAGAAACCGAACAGGTACAAGGCGCCGACGACCAGGAACACGACGATCGCGACGACCTTGATCGAAGAGAACCAGTACTCGAACTCGCCATACGACCGCGCCGAAACCATGTTGGTACCGGTGAGGATCAGGAGCAGGCCGAGACTGAGCACCCAGAGT from Amycolatopsis sp. EV170708-02-1 includes:
- a CDS encoding amino acid permease gives rise to the protein MNLIALGGVIGAGLFVGSGVVIQSAGPAAVVSFLIAGLITVLIMRMLAEMTIAKPALGSFYVYAREALGNRAGFAVGWMYWYFFVIVVAVEAVAGGRILQLWVPDVPLWVLSLGLLLILTGTNMVSARSYGEFEYWFSSIKVVAIVVFLVVGALYLFGFWPGANGGLTNLVSHGGFAPLGIGAVLAAVVPCIGFYTGAEIVTIAAAESAEPKKAIAKAMRSIIFRVVLFYVGSVFLVVAIKSWDDPATAVSPYAAVLEVLGIPAVATIMNAIVLTAVLSCLNSALYTSSRMLFALTSNGDAPKAFTRLSGSGVPRRAILAGTVIGYISVIAAYTSPDLIFQFLVNSYGAVALFVYLAIALAQVRLRRRLEREDPDKLTLKMWLFPWLSYATIALMGAVILAMALLPSTRSQFWLSAVTLVLILIGFEIRRRRGKPAATVPAAPVDPVPDEPTRAPATVRE
- a CDS encoding carboxymuconolactone decarboxylase family protein: MSTTKGPRSRMPNPLPFVPELAEVGAGLHQVIKNGTIPTTTVSLVHLRAGQLLGSTYFVVRETRALRELGESEERITSVVTWHDATCFTDAERVALELVEAVFTANPSGERVPDELYARASARYDDKALWTLVMVIAHIGFFAPAALIAKPIPGMPPGRNYTD
- a CDS encoding RNA polymerase sigma-70 factor; the protein is MTERHGSALDPATETFVAHRNLLFTVAYEMLGSATDAEDVLQETWLRWSGVAFDTVLDPRAFLVRITTRQALKRLRTLGRRKESYVGPWLPEPLLTTPDVAEDVELAANVSMAMLLVLETLAPTERAVFVLREVFAVDYDEIAQAVDKTPAAVRQIAHRARAHVAARKPRGTGSPAEHRAALQAFRKAVETGDLQGLLDILAPDVVALSDGGGVKHALLRPIVGADNVARLLAVGWWKREAERTVEPVEVNGGPGLLIRVGGEIDGVLAVRVENGCVTGAYHVRNPEKLSSVAREITVSRKRPSPRRMR